The following are encoded together in the Bos indicus isolate NIAB-ARS_2022 breed Sahiwal x Tharparkar chromosome 29, NIAB-ARS_B.indTharparkar_mat_pri_1.0, whole genome shotgun sequence genome:
- the RPS6KA4 gene encoding ribosomal protein S6 kinase alpha-4 encodes MGDEDEDEGCAVELQITEANLTGHEEKVGVENFQLLKVLGTGAYGKVFLVRKAGGHDAGKLYAMKVLRKAALVQRAKTQEHTRTERSVLELVRQAPFLVTLHYAFQTDAKLHLILDYVNGGEMFTHLYQRQYFREAEVRVYGGEIVLALEHLHKLGIIYRDLKLENVLLDSEGHIVLTDFGLSKEFLTEEKERTFSFCGTIEYMAPEIIRSKSGHGKAVDWWSLGILLFELLTGASPFTLEGERNTQAEVSRRILKCSPPFPPRIGPVAQDLLQRLLCKDPRKRLGAGPQGAQEVKDHPFFQGLDWAALAARKIPAPFRPQIRSELDVGNFAEEFTRLEPVYSPPGSPPPGDPRIFQGYSFVAPSILFDRNNAVMTDVLEASGAGDRPGPAALARSVMMQDSPFFQQYELDLREPALGQGSFSVCRRCRQLQSGQEFAVKILSRRLEENTQREVAALRLCQSHPNVVKLHEVHHDQLHTYLVLELLQGGELLEHIRKKRHFSESEASQILRSLVSAVSFMHEEAGVVHRDLKPENILYADDTPGAPVKIIDFGFARLRPQSPAGPMQTPCFTLQYAAPELLAQQGYDESCDLWSLGVILYMMLSGQVPFQGASGQGGQSQAAEIMCKIREGRFSLDGEAWEGVSEEAKELVRGLLTVDPAKRLKLEGLRGSSWLQDGSARSSPPLRTPDVLESSGSAVRSGLNATFMAFNRGKREGFFLKSVENAPLAKRRKQKLRSAATSRRVSPAPAAPGRAPAAKGTPRRANGPLPPS; translated from the exons ATGGGGGACGAGGATGAGGACGAGGGCTGTGCCGTGGAGCTGCAGATCACCgaag CCAACCTGacggggcacgaggagaaggtaGGCGTGGAGAACTTCCAGCTGCTCAAGGTGCTGGGCACGGGAG CCTACGGGAAGGTGTTCCTGGTGCGGAAGGCAGGCGGGCACGACGCGGGCAAGCTGTATGCCATGAAGGTGCTGCGCAAGGCAGCCTTGGTGCAGCGTGCCAAGACACAGGAGCACACGCGCACCGAGCGCTCGGTGCTGGAGCTGGTGCGCCAGGCACCCTTCCTGGTCACGCTGCACTACGCCTTCCAGACTGATGCCAAGCTGCACCTCATCCTGG ACTATGTGAACGGCGGCGAAATGTTCACCCACCTCTACCAGCGCCAGTACTTCAGGGAGGCCGAGGTGCGCGTGTATGGGGGCGAGATCGTGCTGGCCCTGGAGCACCTGCACAAG CTGGGCATCATCTACCGAGATCTGAAGCTGGAGAATGTGCTGCTGGACTCCGAGGGTCACATTGTCCTCACTGACTTTGGGCTTAGCAAGGAGTTCCTGACAGAGGAG AAAGAGCGGACCTTTTCCTTCTGTGGCACCATTGAGTACATGGCCCCTGAAATCATCCGCAGCAAGTCGGGCCATGGCAAG GCTGTGGACTGGTGGAGCCTTGGCATCCTGCTTTTCGAGCTGCTGACGGGGGCCTCACCCTTCACCCTGGAGGGCGAGAGGAACACTCAGGCAGAGGTGTCTCG ACGGATCCTGAAgtgctcccctcccttccccccccGGATCGGGCCAGTGGCACAGGACCTACTGCAGCGGCTACTTTGCAAGGACCCCAGGAAGCGACTGGGTGCAGGACCCCAGGGGGCACAGGAAGTTAAGGACCACCCCTTCTTCCAG gGTCTGGACTGGGCTGCTCTGGCTGCTAGGAAGATTCCAGCCCCGTTCCGACCCCAGATCCGCTCAGAGCTGGATGTGGGCAACTTTGCAGAAGAATTTACCCGACTGGAGCCTGTCTACTCACCCCCTGGCAGCCCCCCACCTGGGGACCCTCGCATCTTCCAG ggatACTCCTTCGTGGCGCCATCCATCTTGTTTGACCGCAACAACGCGGTGATGACCGATGTGCTGGAAGCGTCTGGCGCTGGAGACCGGCCCGGCCCGGCGGCGTTGGCCAGGAGCGTCATGATGCAG GACTCGCCCTTCTTCCAGCAGTACGAACTGGACCTGCGGGAACCCGCGTTGGGCCAGGGTAGTTTCTCCGTGTGCCGCCGCTGCCGACAGCTACAGAGCGGCCAAGAGTTCGCTGTCAAGATCCTCAGTCGCAG gctgGAGGAGAACACGCAGCGCGAAGTGGCTGCCCTGCGGCTGTGCCAGTCGCATCCCAACGTGGTGAAGCTGCACGAAGTGCATCACGACCAG CTGCACACGTACCTGGTCCTGGAGCTGCTGCAGGGCGGGGAGCTGCTGGAGCACATCCGCAAGAAGCGGCACTTCAGCGAGTCCGAGGCGAGCCAGATCCTGCGCAGCCTCGTGTCGGCCGTGAGCTTCATGCACGAGGAGGCGGGCGTAGTGCATCGCGACCTGAAGCCCGAG AACATCCTGTACGCCGATGACACGCCTGGGGCCCCAGTGAAGATCATCGACTTCGGGTTCGCGCGCCTGCGCCCGCAGAGCCCCGCGGGGCCCATGCAGACGCCCTGCTTCACGCTGCAGTACGCAGCCCCCGAGCTGCTGGCCCAGCAGGGTTACGACGAGTCCTGCGACCTCTGGAGCCTCGGCGTTATTCTG taCATGATGCTGTCGGGCCAGGTCCCCTTCCAGGGGGCCTCAGGCCAAGGCGGGCAGAGCCAGGCCGCGGAGATCATGTGCAAGATCCGCGAGGGGCGCTTCTCTCTTGACGGAGAGGCCTGGGAAGGCGTGTCTGAGGAAGCCAAGGAGCTGGTCCGAG GGCTCCTGACTGTGGATCCCGCCAAGCGGCTGAAGCTCGAGGGGCTGCGGGGCAGCTCGTGGCTGCAGGACGGCAGCGCGCGCTCTTCGCCTCCGCTGCGGACACCGGACGTGCTGGAGTCCTCGGGGTCCGCTGTGCGCTCCGGGCTCAACGCCACCTTCAtg GCGTTCAACCGGGGCAAACGCGAGGGTTTCTTCCTGAAGAGCGTGGAAAACGCGCCGCTGGCCAAGCGGCGGAAACAGAAATTACGGAGCGCCGCCACATCCCGCCGCGTCTCCCCAGCGCCCGCCGCCCCCGGCCGGGCCCCGGCTGCCAAGGGAACCCCCCGACGAGCCAATGGCCCCCTACCCCCCTCCTAG